A stretch of Ischnura elegans chromosome 4, ioIscEleg1.1, whole genome shotgun sequence DNA encodes these proteins:
- the LOC124156896 gene encoding facilitated trehalose transporter Tret1-2 homolog isoform X1: MDLGASMTWIPPVSRSTSQDLKISLGEAFRQVWAALAVHSMVIMVGMTLGFSAILLPQLEESDSDIQISRSDASWLASVVSIVAPIGALSAGPAVQWLGSKKTIAISMVPFAIGWMLISFANGLPMLLIGRIVTGLSNTFGNTPCIVYITEVSSPHMRPMLTTTGPTISSLGVLLVYVLGWLYSWRTAALVPAAWSLVCLAALFTVPESPVWLASRGRLDEARKAIYWFYKVKPADLTQGKALVKNSVTEGKTEMTEDGMGYNYDDIDIGRIKAEEAFAALKKEHSKVLPHYADYSYVKAMDVEDNSTDGPLKKDDCHISNDNWKENDVGLMQHLYMLFFKPTGIKPLVILAMMFLLQQYAGVYITLFYAVNVFKEMGGGAMNAYVASILVGLVRFTMSLVNIWLFRKFGRRPLCLLSTVGMAICMLTSGTSLYFTSIDEDIQFNGVVNFNTSHDHFSWTSQDIIHSTPQSLVENTSAIVPNHSISSNEQENLQSPRHFQSFNEAFSNNLTLNSLNPRNFSNHSLVDNVSGHSNHTDDRLMEFLPSSFEESVSTNIENNRGNELNLEQRKTSYGVTTPGDLTLPVTPHISGSVKKSSIIPTICMLLYVCVSMVGLLAIPWTMTAELFPTEIRGLANSVVLSLAHLLLFSGLQVYPSMLDALGPHGVLWMFAAVSAVSGIFVYFFLPETYGKSLDEIETYFAENTVYTYPCKRE, from the exons ATGGA TCTCGGAGCTTCCATGACATGGATTCCCCCAGTCTCTCGTTCCACTTCCCAGGATCTGAAAATAAGCCTCGGGGAGGCTTTCCGGCAG GTATGGGCGGCTTTGGCTGTGCACTCCATGGTGATCATGGTCGGGATGACCCTAGGATTCTCAGCCATTTTGTTGCCACAACTTGAAGAATCCGATTCTGACATACAAATTAGCAGAAGCGATGCTTCTTGGTTGG CAAGTGTGGTGTCCATTGTTGCTCCCATAGGAGCGCTATCAGCTGGGCCTGCTGTGCAGTGGCTAGGGTCCAAAAAAACCATTGCCATCTCTATGGTTCCATTTGCCATTGGTTGGATGCTTATCTCATTTGCCAATGGATTACCAATGTTACTTATTGGGAGGATTGTTACGGGATTGTCAAACA CTTTTGGCAACACTCCGTGCATTGTGTACATCACCGAAGTCTCATCTCCTCACATGCGCCCTATGCTTACAACTACTGGACCAACTATCTCTTCACTTGGTGTTTTATTGGTGTACGTTCTTGGATGGCTCTATTCTTGGAGAACGGCAGCACTGGTGCCAGCTGCGTGGAGTCTAGTTTGCCTAGCTGCCCTTTTCACTGTTCCTGAAAGTCCAGTTTGGCTTGCTTCGCGAGGAAGATTAGATGAAGCTAGGAAGGCAATCTACTGGTTTTACAAAGTTAAGCCAGCAG ACCTAACCCAAGGGAAAGCCTTAGTCAAAAACAGTGTAACTGAGGGTAAAACGGAGATGACAGAAGATGGCATGGGTTATAACTATGATGATATTGATATAGGAAGGATTAAAGCAGAAGAAGCTTTCGCTGCATTAAAAAAGGAACACTCTAAG gtACTCCCGCATTATGCCGATTATAGTTATGTCAAGGCAATGGATGTGGAAGATAATTCGACTGATGGACCCTTGAAAAAAGATGATTGTCACATCTCGAATGATAACTGGAAGGAAAATGATGTCGGGCTTATGCAGCACTTGTACATGCTTTTCTTCAAACCTACTGGTATAAAACCATTGGTCATTCTTGCAATGATGTTCCTTCTTCAGCAGTATGCAGGAGTTTATATAACTCTTTTTTATGCT GTCAATGTATTCAAAGAAATGGGTGGTGGAGCAATGAATGCATATGTTGCATCTATATTGGTTGGCCTGGTGAGGTTTACTATGTCTTTAGTAAATATATGGCTCTTCCGAAAATTTGGAAGGCGCCCACTTTGTCTACTGTCCACAGTGGGAATGGCAATATGCATGCTGACTTCTGGCACCTCTTTGTACTTTACATCAATTGATGAGGACATTCAATTCAATGGTGTGGTAAACTTCAATACTTCCCATGATCACTTCAGTTGGACCTCGCAAGACATCATTCATTCCACCCCTCAGTCTCTTGTGGAGAACACAAGTGCTATTGTGCCAAATCATAGTATTTCTTCAAATGAACAAGAGAATCTTCAATCACCAAGGCATTTTCAGTCTTTTAATGAGGCATTTTCTAATAATCTAACATTGAACAGTTTGAATCCTAGAAATTTTTCTAACCACAGCCTTGTTGATAACGTTTCTGGGCATTCCAATCATACTGATGATAGACTAATGGAATTCCTTCCCTCTTCATTTGAGGAGAGTGTTTCAACTAACATTGAGAATAATAGGGGAAATGAATTAAATCTTGAGCAAAGGAAGACGAGTTATGGTGTGACAACCCCAGGTGACTTAACTCTTCCTGTGACTCCACATATCTCTGGATCTGTCAAAAAGAGCAGTATAATTCCCACTATTTGTATGCTTCTCTACGTCTGTGTGAGTATGGTTGGCCTTCTGGCTATACCATGGACCATGACTGCTGAGTTATTCCCGACTGAAATACGAGGCTTAGCAAATAGTGTGGTGCTGTCTTTAGCTCACTTACTACTGTTTTCTGGGCTACAGGTGTATCCCAGCATGCTGGATGCCCTTGGACCCCATGGTGTACTTTGGATGTTTGCTGCTGTGTCTGCTGTTAGTGGTATTTTTGTGTACTTTTTCTTACCAGAAACATATGGGAAAAGCTTAGATGAAATAGAGAcatattttgctgaaaatactGTGTACACATATCCTTGTAAGAGAGAGTAA
- the LOC124157777 gene encoding probable ATP-dependent RNA helicase DDX49: MEEVIRESTSFADLKLNNWILRQCSALGLKEPTPIQANCIPRILNGEDCIGCAETGSGKTLTFVLPILQKLCEDPYGIFALVLTPTRELAVQIAEQFDIMGKPMNLRQCLIVGGVDMVAQGQKLARKPHVVISTPGRLADHLESCDTFSLQKIRFLVLDEADRLLCGKFDGQLKTIFKAVPTSRQTLMFSATITDTLLQIKAICADKAFMYQCDIPVNTVKTLDQYYVTCPPGAKDAFTVEIIRKFREKSGKGSILIFTDTCKECQLISMAINDVGFECVALHSMMPQRQRVASLASFRSNTIRILIATDVASRGLDIPAVELVINHNVPSAPKDYIHRVGRTARAGRGGTTILLLTPYDLKRLHAIEEAVDVKLKEYVVDGSEVSKYMLRVLVSKREAAIKLDETDFYEKKNQNKRKKLIMEGKDPDEVEEEEKKRKRKLRKLRAKERAARMEKDQWTVQTIENKDNSKDVAQEGNEEVIENENVEQG; encoded by the exons ATGGAGGAAGTTATCAGGGAGTCAACTTCTTTTGCTGACTTGAAACTGAACAATTGGATATTAAGGCAATGTTCAGCCCTGG GGTTGAAGGAACCTACCCCTATCCAGGCAAACTGTATACCTCGAATTCTAAATGGAGAAGATTGTATTGGTTGTGCCGAAACTGGCAGCGGGAAGACTTTGACGTTTGTTCTTCCAATATTACAAAAGCTCTGTGAGGATCCTTACGGAATATTTGCCCTCGTTTTAACACCAACGAGAGAATTAGCTGTGCAG ATTGCCGAGCAATTTGACATAATGGGGAAACCAATGAATCTTCGTCAATGTTTGATTGTGGGAGGAGTGGATATGGTGGCACAAGGCCAGAAATTGGCAAGGAAACCACATGTTGTTATTTCAACCCCAGGAAG ATTGGCTGATCATTTGGAGAGTTGTGATACCTTTTCTCTGCAGAAAATTCGGTTTTTAGTGCTTGATGAAGCTGACCGTCTGCTTTGTGGTAAATTTGATGGACAG TTGAAGACTATTTTCAAAGCTGTTCCTACCTCAAGACAGACATTGATGTTTAGTGCCACAATAACTGACACCTTGTTACAGATAAAAGCCATTTGTGCTGACAAG GCATTTATGTACCAATGTGATATTCCTGTCAACACAGTGAAGACCCTGGATCAGTATTACGTTACATGCCCACCTGGAGCAAAGGATGCTTTCACAGTAGAGATAATACGTAAATTTCGTGAAAAGTCTGGAAAAGGTTCAATTTTAATCTTCACGGACACATGCAA AGAGTGCCAACTAATAAGCATGGCAATAAATGATGTTGGATTTGAATGTGTGGCTCTGCATTCCATGATGCCTCAGCGTCAACGAGTGGCTTCGCTGGCAAGTTTTCGCTCAAATACCATTCGGATCCTTATTGCCACTGATGTTGCTAGTAGAG GGCTTGACATCCCAGCTGTGGAATTAGTGATTAATCATAATGTTCCGAGTGCACCTAAGGACTACATTCATCGTGTTGGTAGAACTGCAAGAGCTGGTCGAGGGGGCACTACAATTTTGTTATTGACTCCGTATGATTTAAAGCGACTACATGCAATTGAGGAAGCTGTTGATGTCAAACTTAAAGAATACGTAGTTGATG GTAGTGAAGTTTCCAAATATATGTTACGAGTACTTGTATCGAAACGTGAAGCTGCCATCAAATTGGATGAGACAGACTTTTATGAGAAGAAGAACCAGAACAAGAGGAAGAAACTTATAATGGAAGGTAAAGATCCTGATGAGgttgaagaagaagagaaaaagaggaagcgTAAGTTACGAAAACTTAGGGCAAAAGAGAGAGCAGCGAGGATGGAAAAGGATCAGTGGACAgtgcaaacaattgaaaataaagacaattcaaAGGACGTAGCTCAAGAGGGAAATGAGGAagtcattgaaaatgaaaatgtcgaACAAGGCTGA
- the LOC124156896 gene encoding facilitated trehalose transporter Tret1-2 homolog isoform X2 gives MTAEDDTDGRQRYSSLIREYHSLQSNGVWAALAVHSMVIMVGMTLGFSAILLPQLEESDSDIQISRSDASWLASVVSIVAPIGALSAGPAVQWLGSKKTIAISMVPFAIGWMLISFANGLPMLLIGRIVTGLSNTFGNTPCIVYITEVSSPHMRPMLTTTGPTISSLGVLLVYVLGWLYSWRTAALVPAAWSLVCLAALFTVPESPVWLASRGRLDEARKAIYWFYKVKPADLTQGKALVKNSVTEGKTEMTEDGMGYNYDDIDIGRIKAEEAFAALKKEHSKVLPHYADYSYVKAMDVEDNSTDGPLKKDDCHISNDNWKENDVGLMQHLYMLFFKPTGIKPLVILAMMFLLQQYAGVYITLFYAVNVFKEMGGGAMNAYVASILVGLVRFTMSLVNIWLFRKFGRRPLCLLSTVGMAICMLTSGTSLYFTSIDEDIQFNGVVNFNTSHDHFSWTSQDIIHSTPQSLVENTSAIVPNHSISSNEQENLQSPRHFQSFNEAFSNNLTLNSLNPRNFSNHSLVDNVSGHSNHTDDRLMEFLPSSFEESVSTNIENNRGNELNLEQRKTSYGVTTPGDLTLPVTPHISGSVKKSSIIPTICMLLYVCVSMVGLLAIPWTMTAELFPTEIRGLANSVVLSLAHLLLFSGLQVYPSMLDALGPHGVLWMFAAVSAVSGIFVYFFLPETYGKSLDEIETYFAENTVYTYPCKRE, from the exons ATGACCGCCGAGGACGACACGGATGGAAGGCAGCGGTACAGTTCGTTGATCCGTGAATACCATTCCCTGCAGAGCAATGGA GTATGGGCGGCTTTGGCTGTGCACTCCATGGTGATCATGGTCGGGATGACCCTAGGATTCTCAGCCATTTTGTTGCCACAACTTGAAGAATCCGATTCTGACATACAAATTAGCAGAAGCGATGCTTCTTGGTTGG CAAGTGTGGTGTCCATTGTTGCTCCCATAGGAGCGCTATCAGCTGGGCCTGCTGTGCAGTGGCTAGGGTCCAAAAAAACCATTGCCATCTCTATGGTTCCATTTGCCATTGGTTGGATGCTTATCTCATTTGCCAATGGATTACCAATGTTACTTATTGGGAGGATTGTTACGGGATTGTCAAACA CTTTTGGCAACACTCCGTGCATTGTGTACATCACCGAAGTCTCATCTCCTCACATGCGCCCTATGCTTACAACTACTGGACCAACTATCTCTTCACTTGGTGTTTTATTGGTGTACGTTCTTGGATGGCTCTATTCTTGGAGAACGGCAGCACTGGTGCCAGCTGCGTGGAGTCTAGTTTGCCTAGCTGCCCTTTTCACTGTTCCTGAAAGTCCAGTTTGGCTTGCTTCGCGAGGAAGATTAGATGAAGCTAGGAAGGCAATCTACTGGTTTTACAAAGTTAAGCCAGCAG ACCTAACCCAAGGGAAAGCCTTAGTCAAAAACAGTGTAACTGAGGGTAAAACGGAGATGACAGAAGATGGCATGGGTTATAACTATGATGATATTGATATAGGAAGGATTAAAGCAGAAGAAGCTTTCGCTGCATTAAAAAAGGAACACTCTAAG gtACTCCCGCATTATGCCGATTATAGTTATGTCAAGGCAATGGATGTGGAAGATAATTCGACTGATGGACCCTTGAAAAAAGATGATTGTCACATCTCGAATGATAACTGGAAGGAAAATGATGTCGGGCTTATGCAGCACTTGTACATGCTTTTCTTCAAACCTACTGGTATAAAACCATTGGTCATTCTTGCAATGATGTTCCTTCTTCAGCAGTATGCAGGAGTTTATATAACTCTTTTTTATGCT GTCAATGTATTCAAAGAAATGGGTGGTGGAGCAATGAATGCATATGTTGCATCTATATTGGTTGGCCTGGTGAGGTTTACTATGTCTTTAGTAAATATATGGCTCTTCCGAAAATTTGGAAGGCGCCCACTTTGTCTACTGTCCACAGTGGGAATGGCAATATGCATGCTGACTTCTGGCACCTCTTTGTACTTTACATCAATTGATGAGGACATTCAATTCAATGGTGTGGTAAACTTCAATACTTCCCATGATCACTTCAGTTGGACCTCGCAAGACATCATTCATTCCACCCCTCAGTCTCTTGTGGAGAACACAAGTGCTATTGTGCCAAATCATAGTATTTCTTCAAATGAACAAGAGAATCTTCAATCACCAAGGCATTTTCAGTCTTTTAATGAGGCATTTTCTAATAATCTAACATTGAACAGTTTGAATCCTAGAAATTTTTCTAACCACAGCCTTGTTGATAACGTTTCTGGGCATTCCAATCATACTGATGATAGACTAATGGAATTCCTTCCCTCTTCATTTGAGGAGAGTGTTTCAACTAACATTGAGAATAATAGGGGAAATGAATTAAATCTTGAGCAAAGGAAGACGAGTTATGGTGTGACAACCCCAGGTGACTTAACTCTTCCTGTGACTCCACATATCTCTGGATCTGTCAAAAAGAGCAGTATAATTCCCACTATTTGTATGCTTCTCTACGTCTGTGTGAGTATGGTTGGCCTTCTGGCTATACCATGGACCATGACTGCTGAGTTATTCCCGACTGAAATACGAGGCTTAGCAAATAGTGTGGTGCTGTCTTTAGCTCACTTACTACTGTTTTCTGGGCTACAGGTGTATCCCAGCATGCTGGATGCCCTTGGACCCCATGGTGTACTTTGGATGTTTGCTGCTGTGTCTGCTGTTAGTGGTATTTTTGTGTACTTTTTCTTACCAGAAACATATGGGAAAAGCTTAGATGAAATAGAGAcatattttgctgaaaatactGTGTACACATATCCTTGTAAGAGAGAGTAA